The Pochonia chlamydosporia 170 chromosome 1, whole genome shotgun sequence genome window below encodes:
- a CDS encoding phosphatidylinositol 3-kinase tor2 (similar to Aspergillus terreus NIH2624 XP_001213640.1) — protein sequence MAQQQQVALERLEHITRGLRSRVGDDVRKRAAIQLRDLVVVCHRDLSQEQFLAFYNAVNNKITQLITHGSDSAERLGGIYALDALVEFDGVDVAAKYTRFTQNIKTILRGKDINPMKPAAIALGKLCRPGGSLISELVDSEVNTALEWLQNDRVEERRYSAVLVLRELARNAPTLMYQYIPTIFDWVWVGLRDPRQLIRETSADTVGACFRIIRERDQEMKQIWMSKIYTEARQGLKVNTVESIHASLLVLKELLEQGGMYMQEHYQEACEIVFKHKDHRDPTTRRTVVSLIPDLASYSPADFAHTWLHKFMVYLSGMLKRDKERNDAFLAIGNIANSVKSAIAPYLDGVLIYVREGLSVQSRKRGSVDPVFDCISRLAVAVGQTLSKYMEALLDPIFACDLTPKLTQALVDMAFYIPPVKPTIQERLLDMLSVVLCGEPFKPLGAPQPNTLSSVPAINKDVKDPQAYENRRSEVKLALNTLGSFDFSGHILNEFVRDVAIKYVEDEDPEIREAAALTCCQLYVRDPIVNQTSYHALQVVGDVIEKLLTVGISDPDSHIRRTVLAALDERFDRHLAKAENIRILFFALNDEVFAIREVAISIIGRLARFNPAYVIPSLRKTLIQMLTELEFSDVARNKEESAKLLSLLVQNAQSLIKPYVEPMISVLLPKAKDSSPSVAATILKALGDLATVGGEDMLPYKDRLMPLIIDALQDQSSNIKREAALNALGQLASNSGYVIEPYLEYPQLLEILQGIIRTEDQRGPLRQQTIKLMGILGALDPYKHQQVEERTPEIQRRVDSNQMTDISLMMTGLTPSNKEYFPTVVINALLQILKDTSLAQHHAAVIEAIMNIFRTLGLECVSFLDRIIPAFLQVIRSSASTRLESYFNQLATLVSIVRQHIRNYLPDIIQILQDYWDKSPSLQTTILSLVEAISRSLEGEFKVYLAGILPNMLGVLDKDSSAKRIPSERVLHAFLVFGASAEEYMHLIIPVIVRTFEKQGQPVFIRKHAIDTIGKISRQVNLNDYAAKIIHPLTRVLDSGDHSLRVTALDTLCALIQQLGKDYVHFMGTVNKVINQHQIQHQNYELLVSKLQKGEVLPQDLTSELKFNDIADETPFADLGTKKLEMNAIHLKAAWDTRGKSTKEDWQEWLRRFSTTLLTESPNHALRACASLASVYLPLARELFNSAFVSCWSELYEQFQDELIQNIESAIKSENVPPDLLGLLLNLAEFMEHDDKALPIDIRVLGREAARCHAYAKALHYKELEFLQDQSSGAVEALIVINNQLQQSDAAIGILRKAQLYKEGIQLRETWFEKLERWEEALAFYNKREREIPADQPTPVEIVMGKMRCLHALGEWDALANLTGSTWVNSAPEVQRMIAPLATAAAWGQNKWDHMDNYLSSLKRHSPDRSFFGAILALHRNQFREAVACIEQAREGLDTELSALVSESYNRAYQVVVRVQMLAELEELIVYKQCDEKKQATMRKTWETRLQGCQRNVEVWHRMLRLRALVISPAENMRMWIKFANLCRKSGRMGLAEKSLKQLIGSDSPLETMIPYWPENRSDRSGSTPPRNIPAQVTYAMLKYEWELGQQPSGRREGISERTLYCLQRFTNDTAHRLDVAKAHLAAQAGSTDGNLPTDYGIQGQIDPSLMSPQTQRALYDQTVLLAKCYLRQGEWLIALNKNDWQHSKVQEILNSYSQATKYNPRWYKAWHAWALANFEIVQTLSARNESQLSRADQTVLIEHVVPAIQGFFKSIALSVGSSLQDTLRLLTLWFAHGGSTDVNAAVMEGISNVSVDTWLEVIPQLIARINQPNKRVQQAVHNLLADVGRAHPQALVYPLTVAMKSWQNTRRSRSAAQIMDSMRQHSANLVAQADIVSHELIRVAVLWHELWHEGLEEASRLYFGDHNIEGMFETLGPLHDLLERGPETLREISFAQAFGRDLKEAQEWCHQYESSKDVNDLNQAWDLYYQVFRRISRQLPQVTSLELTYCSPKLLNSKDLDLAVPGTYRSGQPVVRIMSFDTTLSVINSKQRPRKLILSGSDGVSYAFLLKGHEDIRQDERVMQLFGLCNTLLANDSECSKRHLNIHRYPAIPLSQNSGLFGWLPNTDTLHILIREYRESRKILLNIEHRIMLQMAPDYDNLTLMQKVEVFGYALDNTTGQDLYRVLWLKSKSSEAWLERRTNYTRSLGVMSMVGYILGLGDRHPSNLMLDRITGKIIHIDFGDCFEVAMKREKYPERVPFRLTRMLTYAMEVSNIEGSFRITCEHVMRVLRENKESVLAVLEAFIHDPLLTWRLTNTASPAGPNFQSEREVALAGPIAGRARRHSILNADVAPSELLANGEPSAPPTSRARARTNSSVAPDGNVVNGAQEAESQNARAVEVLDRVQQKLTGRDFKNHEELDVINQVNKLIVEATKLENLCQHYIGWCSFW from the exons ATGgcgcaacaacaacaagtcGCTCTCGAGCGGCTTGAGCACATCACTAGGGGCCTTCGATCTCG TGTCGGAGACGATGTGCGCAAACGAGCTGCCATCCAGCTTCGGGACCTCGTCGTCGTTTGCCATCGAG ACCTCAGCCAGGAACAATTCCTCGCCTTCTACAATGCAGTTAATAACAAGATTACCCAGCTAATTACCCATGGCAGCGACTCTGCCGAGCGACTGGGCGGCATTTACGCGCTGGACGCTCTAGTCGAATTCGATGGAGTTGACGTTGCCGCCAAATATACCCGATTCACCCAGAACATCAAAACTATCTTGCGAGGCAAAGACATAAATCCAATGAAACCAGCGGCTATAGCCCTGGGAAAATTATGTCGGCCCGGAGGCTCATTGATCTCCGAACTCGTTGATTCTGAAGTAAACACCGCCTTGGAGTGGCTCCAAAACGACCGAGTTGAAGAACGTCGATATAGCGCCGTCCTCGTTCTTAGGGAGTTGGCGAGGAATGCTCCAACGCTGATGTATCAATATATTCCGACTATTTTTGACTGGGTTTGGGTCGGACTACGAGACCCTCGACAACTCATTCGAGAGACGTCGGCAGACACTGTCGGCGCTTGTTTCCGCATCATCCGCGAGCGAGACCAGGAGATGAAACAAATATGGATGAGCAAGATTTACACCGAGGCTAGACAGGGTCTTAAGGTTAACACTGTCGAGTCCATTCACGCCTCCCTGCTGGTCctgaaggagctgcttgaGCAAGGAGGCATGTATATGCAGGAACATTACCAAGAGGCCTGTGAAATTGTCTTCAAGCACAAAGACCACAGGGACCCGACTACCAGGCGAACGGTTGTGTCACTGATTCCTGATCTGGCTAGCTATTCGCCCGCCGATTTCGCCCACACGTGGCTGCACAAGTTTATGGTATACTTGTCGGGAATGCTCAAGAGAGACAAGGAACGAAATGATGCCTTCTTGGCTATCGGAAACATTGCCAACTCTGTGAAGAGCGCCATTGCTCCTTACCTTGACGGGGTCCTTATTTATGTCAGAGAGGGCTTGAGTGTCCAGTCGCGTAAGAGAGGCTCTGTCGACCCCGTCTTCGATTGCATCAGTCGACTGGCTGTCGCCGTTGGACAAACATTGAGCAAATACATGGAAGCACTGCTGGATCCCATATTCGCTTGTGACTTGACACCGAAGCTCACGCAGGCTCTCGTGGACATGGCATTTTATATTCCTCCAGTCAAGCCCACGATCCAGGAAAGGCTCTTGGATATGTTGAGTGTCGTTCTTTGTGGCGAACCTTTCAAGCCTCTCGGGGCACCTCAGCCGAACACCCTTAGCTCAGTTCCTGCCATTAACAAGGACGTTAAAGACCCACAGGCGTACGAGAATCGGCGATCGGAGGTCAAGTTGGCGCTTAACACGCTCGGCAGCTTTGACTTCTCTGGACATATTTTGAACGAATTCGTCCGTGACGTGGCCATCAAATATGTCGAAGACGAGGACCCCGAAATccgagaagctgctgcctTGACATGCTGTCAGCTGTATGTGCGTGATCCTATTGTCAATCAGACTAGCTATCATGCGCTACAGGTCGTTGGTGATGTTATCGAGAAGCTACTCACTGTCGGTATCTCTGATCCTGATTCTCACATACGTCGGACCGTTTTGGCGGCCCTGGATGAGCGCTTTGATCGCCACCTCGCAAAAGCCGAGAACATAAGAATTTTGTTCTTTGCATTGAATGACGAAGTATTTGCTATTCGAGAAGTGGCCATCTCGATCATTGGTCGGTTGGCGCGATTCAACCCTGCCTACGTCATTCCCTCTTTGCGCAAGACTCTTATTCAAATGCTTACGGAGCTTGAATTCTCGGACGTGGCGCggaacaaggaagaaagCGCTAAGCTGTTGAGTCTTCTGGTACAGAATGCACAGTCACTCATCAAGCCTTATGTCGAACCTATGATATCAGTTCTTCTGCCAAAGGCTAAAGACTCTAGCCCGTCAGTTGCAGCTACAATCCTCAAAGCCCTCGGCGACTTGGCGACAGTGGGCGGCGAAGATATGCTGCCGTATAAAGATCGTCTGATGCCCCTGATCATTGACGCACTTCAAGATCAGAGCTCCAACATCAAGCGGGAGGCTGCTCTCAATGCTCTTGGCCAGCTGGCTAGTAACTCTGGCTATGTTATCGAGCCTTATCTGGAATATCCGCAGCTCCTGGAAATTCTGCAAGGCATCATACGCACAGAAGACCAACGAGGCCCTCTCCGACAACAAACAATCAAGCTCATGGGTATTCTAGGTGCTTTGGATCCGTACAAGCATCAGCAGGTAGAAGAGCGCACACCTGAAATCCAGCGGCGAGTAGACTCCAACCAAATGACTGATATCTCTCTGATGATGACCGGGTTGACGCCTTCTAACAAAGAGTACTTCCCAACCGTTGTTATCAACGCGCTGCTCCAAATTCTGAAAGATACCTCGCTAGCTCAGCACCATGCAGCCGTCATTGAGGCGATAATGAACATCTTCCGCACACTGGGCTTGGAATGTGTCTCTTTCCTCGATAGGATCATCCCCGCCTTCTTGCAAGTCATTCGATCCTCAGCTTCGACTCGATTGGAATCATACTTTAATCAACTAGCGACATTGGTCAGCATTGTTCGCCAGCATATTAGAAATTATCTACCGGACATCATTCAAATTCTCCAAGACTACTGGGACAAATCACCATCGCTACAAACCACAATCCTCTCTCTTGTAGAAGCTATTTCCCGATCACTGGAAGGAGAATTCAAGGTTTACTTGGCTGGTATTCTTCCAAACATGCTCGGAGTGCTTGACAAGGATTCATCTGCTAAGAGGATACCGTCTGAACGAGTCCTGCATGCATTCCTTGTTTTTGGTGCCAGCGCAGAAGAGTATATGCACCTTATTATACCCGTCATTGTTCGCACTTTTGAAAAGCAGGGGCAGCCTGTCTTCATACGAAAACATGCCATTGATACGATTGGCAAGATATCTCGACAAGTTAACCTCAACGATTACGCGGCCAAAATCATCCATCCCCTTACCAGGGTGCTTGATAGTGGCGACCACTCCTTACGCGTGACAGCTCTTGATACCCTCTGCGCTTTGATACAGCAACTTGGAAAGGACTATGTACACTTTATGGGCACAGTCAACAAAGTTATCAACCAACATCAgattcaacaccaaaattACGAGCTCCTCGTGAGTAAGCTGCAAAAGGGAGAAGTTTTACCTCAGGACTTGACCTCAGAGTTAAAGTTCAATGACATTGCGGACGAAACACCATTTGCTGATTTGGGCACTAAGAAACTGGAGATGAATGCAATTCACCTAAAGGCAGCATGGGACACGAGAGGCAAATCCACAAAGGAGGACTGGCAAGAATGGCTGCGACGGTTCAGCACTACCTTACTGACAGAGTCACCAAACCACGCACTCCGTGCGTGCGCAAGCCTAGCTAGCGTTTATTTGCCGTTGGCTCGTGAGCTCTTCAACTCAGCGTTCGTGTCTTGCTGGAGTGAGCTGTACGAACAGTTCCAAGACGAGCTGATACAGAACATTGAGAGCGCCATCAAGTCGGAGAATGTGCCTCCTGATCTGTTGGGACTGCTTTTGAACCTTGCTGAGTTTATGGAACACGACGACAAGGCTCTCCCAATTGATATCAGAGTACTCGGACGAGAAGCTGCTAGATGCCATGCATATGCCAAAGCGCTTCACTACAAGGAGTTGGAATTCCTGCAAGATCAAAGCAGCGGTGCTGTTGAGGCACTCAttgtcatcaacaaccagcttcagcaatCCGATGCTGCTATCGGTATTCTACGAAAGGCACAACTTTACAAGGAGGGCATCCAACTTCGCGAGACTTGGTTTGAAAAGCTTGAGAGATGGGAGGAGGCTCTCGCCTTCTACAACAAACGTGAACGAGAGATCCCTGCCGACCAACCCACACCCGTTGAAATTGTCATGGGTAAGATGCGATGTCTCCACGCCCTCGGAGAATGGGACGCTCTGGCCAATCTGACGGGCAGCACTTGGGTTAACTCTGCCCCCGAGGTCCAGCGAATGATTGCTCCGCTTGCCACTGCCGCCGCATGGGGTCAAAATAAGTGGGATCATATGGACAACTATCTATCGTCTCTTAAACGGCATTCGCCAGACAGGTCCTTCTTTGGTGCCATTCTTGCACTTCACAGGAACCAATTCCGAGAGGCGGTGGCCTGTATTGAGCAGGCTCGTGAAGGTTTGGACACAGAGTTGAGTGCTCTCGTGAGCGAATCATATAATAGAGCGTACCAGGTCGTTGTTCGAGTTCAAATGCTGGCAGAACTCGAGGAGCTCATCGTATACAAGCAGTGTgacgaaaagaagcaagcaacaaTGCGCAAAACTTGGGAGACCAGATTACAGGGATGTCAGCGCAATGTCGAGGTTTGGCACAGAATGCTACGCCTTAGGGCCTTGGTAATCTCACCGGCGGAGAACATGCGGATGTGGATCAAGTTTGCCAATCTCTGCCGTAAATCTGGCCGTATGGGACTGGCCGAGAAGTCTTTGAAGCAGCTCATTGGCAGCGACTCTCCCTTGGAGACAATGATTCCTTACTGGCCAGAGAATAGGAGCGACCGGTCAGGGTCTACGCCGCCACGAAACATCCCGGCTCAAGTGACATACGCGATGTTGAAGTATGAATGGGAGCTCGGCCAACAGCCTTCTGGACGCCGGGAAGGCATTTCTGAAAGGACGCTATACTGCCTCCAGAGATTTACAAACGATACTGCCCACCGGCTGGATGTGGCCAAAGCACATCTTGCTGCTCAAGCAGGTAGCACTGATGGCAACCTTCCCACGGACTATGGAATTCAAGGCCAGATAGACCCGTCTCTGATGAGCCCACAGACTCAACGGGCATTGTATGACCAGACCGTTTTGCTGGCGAAATGTTATCTGCGCCAGGGAGAGTGGCTTATCGCTCTGAACAAGAATGACTGGCAGCATAGCAAGGTCCAGGAGATTCTCAATTCGTACTCCCAGGCCACTAAATACAACCCGCGGTGGTACAAAGCCTGGCATGCCTGGGCATTGGCAAACTTTGAAATTGTCCAGACGCTATCTGCCAGGAACGAGAGCCAGCTATCCAGAGCGGACCAAACAGTGCTTATTGAGCACGTCGTCCCGGCCATCCAGGGTTTCTTCAAGTCTATTGCACTCTCCGTTGGAAGCTCTCTCCAAGACACACTTCGTCTGCTGACCTTGTGGTTCGCACACGGCGGTAGCACAGATGTTAATGCAGCCGTTATGGAAGGCATCAGCAATGTTTCTGTAGATACCTGGTTGGAAGTTATCCCGCAGCTTATTGCCCGTATCAACCAGCCTAACAAGCGGGTGCAGCAGGCTGTTCATAACCTGCTGGCCGACGTTGGCAGAGCTCATCCCCAAGCTCTCGTGTATCCTTTGACGGTGGCCATGAAATCGTGGCAGAATACGAGGAGATCGCGCTCCGCAGCGCAAATTATGGATAGCATGCGGCAGCACAGTGCAAACCTGGTTGCCCAAGCAGACATTGTGTCTCATGAGCTTATTCGTGTCGCGGTTCTCTGGCATGAACTTTGGCATGAAGGGTTAGAGGAGGCATCGCGTCTCTATTTCGGCGACCACAATATTGAGGGTATGTTCGAAACGCTTGGTCCTCTGCATGACCTCCTTGAGCGTGGCCCAGAGACGCTGCGCGAGATTTCCTTTGCGCAAGCATTTGGCCGCGACTTAAAGGAAGCCCAAGAGTGGTGCCACCAGTATGAGAGTTCAAAGGATGTGAATGACCTCAACCAGGCCTGGGACCTTTATTATCAAGTGTTTAGGAGGATCTCCAGGCAGCTACCGCAGGTCACAAGTCTGGAGCTTACATATTGCTCACCTAAgctcctcaactccaaggaTCTGGACCTCGCCGTACCTGGAACATACCGCAGTGGCCAGCCAGTCGTCAGAATTATGTCCTTTGACACTACGCTCAGCGTCATCAACTCCAAGCAGCGACCTCGCAAGCTTATACTGAGCGGCAGTGATGGCGTGTCGTACGCTTTTCTGCTTAAGGGCCACGAAGATATTCGGCAAGATGAACGAGTCATGCAACTCTTTGGTCTGTGCAATACTCTCTTGGCCAATGACTCGGAATGTTCCAAACGACACCTCAACATCCATCGTTATCCCGCGATCCCGTTGTCACAGAACTCTGGCCTCTTTGGTTGGCTACCGAACACTGATACCCTTCACATACTCATTCGGGAGTATCGCGAAAGCCGAAAGATTCTGCTCAACATCGAGCATCGCATCATGCTTCAAATGGCACCGGATTATGACAACCTCACCTTGATGCAGAAGGTAGAAGTATTTGGCTATGCGCTTGACAATACTACTGGTCAGGATCTTTACCGTGTCCTGTGGTTAAAGTCTAAATCGTCCGAGGCATGGCTGGAGAGACGAACCAACTACACTCGATCATTGGGTGTCATGTCCATGGTTGGATACATACTCGGCTTGGGTGATAGACACCCGTCTAACCTTATGCTGGATCGCATAACCGGTAAAATCATCCATATTGACTTCGGCGACTGTTTCGAAGTGGCAATGAAGCGAGAGAAGTATCCAGAGAGGGTGCCATTCCGGTTAACGCGAATGTTGACATATGCCATGGAAGTCAGCAATATCGAAGGCAGTTTCCGTATAACTTGTGAGCATGTAATGCGAGTGCTTCGGGAGAACAAGGAAAGCGTGTTGGCTGTCCTAGAAGCG TTTATCCACGATCCTCTTTTGACATGGCGTTTGACGAATACGGCATCACCGGCTGGACCAAACTTCCAATCTGAGCGTGAGGTAGCTCTTGCAGGTCCCATCGCCGGCCGGGCACGTCGCCATTCCATTTTGAATGCGGACGTCGCACCGTCAGAATTACTCGCAAATGGCGAACCGTCTGCGCCTCCTACATCCAGAGCGAGAGCGCGTACAAACAGTTCGGTAGCCCCCGATGGCAATGTCGTTAATGGCGCGCAGGAGGCAGAGAGCCAAAATGCCAGGGCAGTCGAAGTGCTAGATCGTGTGCAACAAAAGCTCACCGGCCGCGACTTCAAGAACCACGAGGAGCTGGATGTCATCAACCAAGTTAACAAGTTGATTGTTGAGGCCACAAAACTTGAAAACCTTTGCCAACACTACATCGGCTGGTGTAGTTTCTGGTAA
- a CDS encoding C6 finger domain-containing protein (similar to Cordyceps militaris CM01 XP_006670111.1), protein MSPTIEFESANGRRAFDYYHARLIPILGGIYTSEFWGETVLQLSLTEPVVHHSLLSLSSFLECELAKDGTDHARKPVFAFSEYGKAINAMRNWRSDDGSMAVPLLVCVLFTCIEFLLDRSQVSQLHICQGRKLLSQLEDVESSALDLVKRDLVPIYARLSLASFLFGTRPEAIPDTLRSSTATPVEFKTLRDAKNRLYHLLDDALRFTTQAKPAAYATPNYLEVAALEAVQQSLLNQLSDWNNSFTMLTTNLAQSTSLRISQNLLQIYYHAAVIWICTALQPLQLAYDNHIAAFASIISLASAVVNQTNASKKLPEFSFETELIAPLYWTATKCRHPTLRRAALRLLLKDELRNRKENLWHARETIIIASRIIEMEEQGLDTTVAETKAAYESPEQEFTLSTPTLSDSTSSQWSDNELHVPLSKPPTLPPPAVTLDTATVAFDGDVEGEGEASFNRPVVQNGAAVPEHPRLKSAAHMASSLPVHMSVSPPFDIPETKRVKNTLIGPREPGGIWITVFRDLNTGQQNWDITKEFLAV, encoded by the coding sequence ATGTCTCCGACAATAGAATTTGAGAGCGCAAACGGACGACGAGCTTTTGATTACTATCATGCTCGGTTGATCCCCATCCTTGGAGGCATCTATACCTCCGAATTCTGGGGCGAAACAGTTCTGCAACTCAGTCTGACGGAACCAGTTGTACATCACTCACTTCTCTCCCTCAGCAGCTTTCTTGAATGTGAACTTGCCAAGGATGGAACTGATCATGCACGAAAACCTGTCTTTGCATTTTCAGAGTATGGAAAGGCTATTAATGCCATGAGGAACTGGAGATCAGACGATGGATCCATGGCCGTTCCGTTGCTAGTCTGCGTACTCTTCACCTGCATCGAGTTCCTGCTCGATCGCAGTCAAGTATCACAGCTTCACATCTGCCAAGGACGGAAATTACTATCCCAACTTGAGGACGTCGAATCATCTGCATTAGACCTGGTAAAGAGAGATCTAGTACCCATCTACGCTCGTCTCAGTTTGGCGAGCTTCCTCTTCGGAACGAGACCCGAGGCTATTCCAGACAcattgagaagctcaactGCAACTCCCGTTGAGTTTAAAACCTTGAGGGATGCCAAAAACCGTCTATATCACCTTCTGGATGACGCGTTGAGATTCACAACCCAGGCCAAGCCTGCAGCGTATGCAACACCGAATTATCTCGAAGTGGCCGCCTTGGAGGCAGTTCAGCAATCATTACTGAACCAACTTTCGGACTGGAATAATTCCTTTACTATGCTTACAACAAATCTTGCTCAAAGCACTTCCTTACGCATTTCGCAGAATCTGTTGCAAATATACTACCACGCGGCAGTCATCTGGATATGCACCGCTTTGCAGCCTCTTCAGCTGGCCTACGATAACCACATCGCAGCATTTGCGTCCATAATATCACTCGCCTCGGCAGTAGTGAATCAAACGAATGCTTCAAAGAAGCTTCCGGAATTCAGCTTTGAGACGGAACTAATCGCACCGTTATACTGGACGGCTACAAAGTGTCGTCATCCGACTCTGCGCCGCGCCGCGCTTCGATTACTGCTCAAAGACGAGTTGCGAAATAGGAAGGAAAATTTGTGGCATGCTAGAGAGACTATTATAATAGCGTCTAGGATTATAGAGATGGAAGAGCAGGGCCTTGACACCACGGTAGCGGAAACAAAGGCTGCGTATGAATCCCCGGAGCAAGAGTTTACCCTTTCGACGCCAACATTGTCTGATTCGACTTCGTCGCAATGGAGCGACAATGAGTTGCATGTGCCGCTATCCAAGCCGCCGACACTTCCGCCGCCTGCTGTTACTCTAGATACTGCGACGGTTGCgtttgatggtgatgttgaaggcGAAGGGGAAGCCTCATTCAATCGACCTGTGGTGCAAAATGGCGCTGCGGTTCCAGAGCATCCACGATTGAAGTCGGCGGCGCACATGGCTTCCAGTTTACCGGTGCACATGAGTGTCTCACCTCCATTCGATATACCAGAAACGAAGAGAGTAAAGAACACGTTGATAGGACCGAGAGAACCTGGGGGAATTTGGATAACTGTGTTTCGAGATTTGAATACCGGCCAGCAAAATTGGGACATAACCAAGGAGTTTTTGGCAGTGTGA
- a CDS encoding zinc finger domain-containing protein (similar to Metarhizium robertsii ARSEF 23 XP_007818574.1): MDARPPRLQSPMRDADSIHLPLHLRQDIDKALSSAQQDATSYRKKFPESLHFASSNFRMRSRTASTRSSISSAHIPDSATAYSPSTLASPLSSSYASDIQERFACHTLEGSRPPSRIRHRHRPSIATCSTFINDDDESPVYVGYHDVAEKIKEVDSDYSDPIETHQVDVDEPETDATPIKVEDDALTPGKDSDWEQNQTPCASPTQKSEISFTTFGDTVSSDDADGILDYTLQLVYGIELSEAQAPTGALHQVVSKFVRELGQHIWQAPLDGQTSQTMSGSSSSASPSGAGGDGSQGFGKRKKQANGDEGGEDLTDGEGSGYIPSKRIKPSPKEDENLRLSCPYRKRNPHRFNVRDHHSCAMTYFPKFAELRQHIVKQHKRDDPSAFVCDRCTRDFRTRKELRDHQRQPKEHMCDISDHDPEAGIDGPTSNKLLSRKRVSGASSEVQWKEIWNILFPDDDDNLVRPYHYTPVIEHFELSAHYLEAFNYLQSSLRDKISNPATLETLATKFHHCFIETVERCVLTSQSMPYTNRSNKRNEPARIQSTQSLISRKTRGTASRPDSGVVIDDTSEESGSIIGSSSLCHRDSVRTVTSYAGRRGSNIAPKGNADVFPTPITSTGLNQSPAEPLPAFTFGANMNNLTAATTVEEWANSLSFNQHDGTFGMGNQWISDTNMTPQAEFGLDESLLYEANFCTMDDTFTNLHGTKTDGAI; this comes from the exons ATGGATGCTCGACCACCAAGGCTTCAATCGCCAATGCGAGATGCCGACAGCATCCATCTACCTCTGCATCTCCGTCAAGACATTGACAAGGCCCTATCCTCAGCTCAACAAGATGCTACCAGTTATCGCAAGAAGTTTCCCGAGAGCCTTCATTTTGCATCCAGCAACTTTCGCATGAGGTCGCGAACAGCCTCCACCAGAAGCAGCATCTCATCAGCGCACATTCCTGACTCGGCGACAGCCTACTCCCCGTCAACTCTCGCCAGTCCCTTGAGCTCCAGCTATGCGAGTGACATTCAAGAGCGTTTTGCTTGTCACACACTAGAAGGATCAAGACCGCCCAGCAGGATACGCCATCGCCACCGCCCGTCTATCGCAACCTGTTCTACCTTTAtcaatgacgatgatgagagTCCCGTCTACGTTGGCTATCACGACGTAGCAGAAAAGATTAAAGAGGTCGACAGTGACTATTCTGATCCTATTGAGACGCatcaagttgatgttgatga GCCAGAAACAGATGCAACACCAATCAAAGTGGAAGATGATGCCCTGACGCCTGGAAAAGACAGTGACTGGGAACAGAACCAGACTCCTTGCGCATCTCCCACCCAGAAGTCTGAAATCTCCTTTACTACCTTTGGTGACACCGTCTCATCGGACGATGCTGATGGAATCCTTGACTACACCCTTCAACTCGTCTACGGCATTGAACTTAGTGAAGCACAGGCTCCAACAGGAGCATTGCACCAAGTCGTTTCAAAATTCGTGCGCGAGTTGGGTCAGCACATCTGGCAAGCTCCCCTGGATGGACAAACCTCCCAAACCATGTCTGGCTCAAGTTCTTCCGCCTCCCCATCTGGGGCAGGCGGAGATGGGTCACAGGGCTTTGGGAAGCGCAAGAAGCAGGCAAACGGAGacgagggcggcgaggatcTTACCGATGGCGAAGGATCCGGCTATATCCCGTCCAAACGAATCAAACCAAGTCCAAAGGAAGACGAAAACCTGCGCCTTAGCTGTCCGTATAGGAAACGGAATCCGCATCGCTTCAATGTGCGCGACCATCATAGCTGCGCAATGACGTATTTTCCCAAGTTTGCAGAGTTAAG ACAACACATTGTCAAGCAGCACAAGCGAGATGATCCCTCTGCATTTGTGTGCGACCGCTGCACACGAGACTTCCGAACCAGAAAAGAGCTCAGGGACCATCAGCGGCAACCGAAGGAGCACATGTGCGACATTTCGGACCACGACCCCGAGGCTGGGATTGACGGACCTACGTCGAACAAGCTCCTCAGTCGCAAGAGAGTCAGTGGTGCATCTTCCGAAGTGCAATGGAAGGAAATCTGGAACATTCTATTcccagacgacgacgataACCTAGTCCGGCCATATC ACTATACTCCTGTAATTGAACACTTTGAGCTGTCTGCACACTATCTGGAAGCCTTCAACTACCTGCAATCCTCCCTGCGAGACAAAATCTCCAACCCCGCAACTCTAGAGACATTGGCAACCAAATTCCACCACTGCTTCATCGAAACAGTCGAAAGATGCGTCCTAACCTCTCAGAGCATGCCCTACACCAACCGCAGCAACAAGCGCAACGAGCCAGCAAGAATACAAAGTACACAAAGCCTAATTAGCAGAAAAACAAGAGGAACAGCTTCAAGGCCAGACTCGGGCGTCGTCATTGATGACACCTCGGAAGAGAGTGGCAGTATCATTGGATCATCGTCGCTATGTCACAGAGATAGCGTCAGGACAGTTACAAGCTATGCAGGCCGACGAGGCAGCAACATAGCTCCCAAGGGTAATGCCGACGTGTTCCCAACGCCTATTACTTCAACTGGCTTGAACCAGAGTCCGGCGGAACCCTTGCCAGCGTTCACCTTTGGCGCAAACATGAACAACCTGACGGCGGCTACAACCGTAGAAGAATGGGCCAATAGCTTGTCGTTCAACCAGCATGACGGCACGTTTGGAATGGGAAACCAGTGGATTAGTGATACAAACATGACGCCACAGGCGGAATTCGGGTTGGATGAGTCATTGCTTTATGAGGCGAATTTCTGTACGATGGATGACACTTTTACGAATCTTCATGGGACAAAAACTGATGGGGCTATATAA